The Achromobacter deleyi genome has a window encoding:
- a CDS encoding glutathione S-transferase family protein: MKTYELIGSAGCGSAIVEMALVLANVPHTLTDVPYLKPGPERNRLLHLNPLGQVPTLITPDGEVMTESAAMILHLNDVAPQAGLAPAPDKPERVRFLNLLVRLVAAVYPTFTYGDDPPQWTTAGAAADLLRERVHTRRAELWQELERQAGAPHMLGRRFSALDLYVTVMTHWRPGPSWFGAVCPALTAVAREAALEPNVARVLQRNFPPPSE, from the coding sequence ATGAAAACCTACGAGCTGATCGGTTCCGCGGGCTGCGGTTCAGCCATCGTCGAGATGGCGCTGGTGCTGGCCAACGTGCCGCATACGCTGACGGACGTGCCGTACCTGAAACCCGGTCCCGAGCGCAACCGGCTGCTGCACCTGAACCCGCTGGGCCAGGTGCCCACGCTGATCACCCCCGATGGCGAAGTCATGACCGAGAGCGCGGCCATGATCCTGCACCTTAACGATGTGGCGCCCCAGGCCGGCCTGGCGCCCGCGCCGGACAAGCCGGAACGGGTCCGTTTCCTGAATCTGCTGGTGCGCCTGGTGGCGGCGGTCTATCCGACCTTCACCTATGGCGACGATCCGCCCCAATGGACCACCGCGGGCGCGGCGGCCGACCTGCTGCGAGAGCGCGTGCATACGCGCCGGGCCGAGCTCTGGCAGGAACTGGAGCGGCAGGCCGGCGCCCCGCATATGCTGGGCCGGCGCTTCTCGGCATTGGATCTGTATGTGACGGTCATGACGCATTGGCGCCCGGGGCCGTCCTGGTTCGGCGCGGTATGCCCGGCCTTGACGGCGGTGGCGCGTGAAGCGGCGCTCGAGCCCAACGTGGCGCGCGTGCTTCAGCGGAACTTTCCGCCGCCCAGCGAATAG
- a CDS encoding DUF423 domain-containing protein yields the protein MTDRQLTILAALNLMVAVGAGAFGAHGLKRMLTPELLAVWQTGVMYHLIHALGLFVIALLGARFGSPLLSAAGMVMFVGIVLFSGSLYVLSLTGTHWLGAVTPFGGAAFLAAWAMVALAAYRAQG from the coding sequence ATGACCGACCGGCAGCTCACGATACTCGCGGCGTTGAATCTCATGGTGGCGGTTGGCGCCGGCGCCTTCGGCGCGCATGGACTCAAGCGCATGCTGACGCCCGAGCTGTTGGCCGTCTGGCAGACTGGCGTGATGTATCACCTGATCCACGCGCTGGGCCTGTTCGTGATCGCGCTGCTGGGCGCCCGTTTCGGATCCCCGCTGCTGTCCGCCGCCGGCATGGTCATGTTCGTGGGCATCGTGCTGTTTTCCGGCAGCCTGTACGTGCTGTCGCTGACCGGCACCCACTGGCTGGGCGCCGTCACCCCGTTCGGCGGCGCCGCCTTCCTGGCCGCCTGGGCCATGGTGGCGCTGGCCGCCTACCGCGCCCAGGGCTAA
- the parS gene encoding type II RES/Xre toxin-antitoxin system antitoxin, translated as MTIALSDKSTPKRGATAKRPPRHAAVRAKQLFLGLVDSPLTDIARDVRRGLPAQMVDDAADYLQVPKSEIMAITEVKAASLSRWTREGQMLPLGESDRLARVARVARVARQVLGSDEEAVLWLNTPVPALGNVKPLSLLTSDASSRIVEDTLARAAAGVYA; from the coding sequence ATGACCATAGCCCTAAGCGATAAATCCACGCCCAAGCGCGGCGCGACCGCCAAGCGGCCTCCGCGCCATGCCGCGGTCCGGGCCAAGCAGCTGTTCCTGGGGCTGGTGGACAGCCCCCTGACGGATATCGCGCGCGACGTGCGCCGCGGCCTGCCTGCCCAGATGGTGGACGACGCCGCCGACTACCTGCAAGTGCCCAAGTCGGAAATCATGGCCATCACCGAGGTCAAGGCCGCGTCCTTGTCGCGCTGGACCCGCGAGGGCCAGATGCTGCCGCTGGGCGAATCCGACCGTCTGGCCCGGGTGGCCCGGGTGGCGCGGGTGGCCCGCCAGGTCCTGGGCAGCGACGAGGAAGCGGTGCTGTGGCTGAATACGCCCGTGCCCGCGCTGGGCAACGTCAAGCCCTTGTCCCTGCTGACGTCCGACGCCAGCAGCCGCATCGTTGAAGACACGCTGGCGCGGGCCGCCGCCGGCGTCTACGCATGA
- a CDS encoding RES family NAD+ phosphorylase: MTDFVSLWRIGTTAGKYRADDLSGAGAAAVGGRYNSPGTAVVYASASVALAVLETVVHFAARASEQANRYLIELAVPSAVHEARQILTLTQLQEDYPFWEAVPFAEASQAVGDNWVQSGVSALLELPSAIVPYRGVPDCNFLINPAHPDAEHIVVVRRERFIYDPRLRPA, from the coding sequence ATGACGGACTTTGTCTCGCTGTGGCGCATCGGCACGACGGCGGGCAAGTACCGGGCGGACGACCTGAGCGGGGCAGGGGCCGCAGCGGTGGGCGGGCGCTATAACAGCCCCGGCACGGCGGTGGTCTATGCCTCGGCCAGCGTGGCGCTGGCGGTGCTGGAAACCGTGGTCCATTTTGCGGCCAGGGCGTCGGAGCAAGCCAACCGCTACCTGATCGAGCTGGCCGTGCCCAGCGCAGTGCACGAGGCCCGGCAGATACTGACCCTGACCCAGCTGCAAGAGGACTATCCCTTCTGGGAAGCCGTGCCCTTCGCCGAGGCCTCGCAGGCCGTGGGCGACAACTGGGTGCAATCCGGCGTGTCGGCGCTGCTGGAACTGCCCAGCGCCATCGTGCCGTATCGCGGCGTGCCGGACTGCAATTTCCTGATCAATCCCGCCCATCCCGACGCCGAGCACATCGTGGTGGTGCGGCGCGAGCGCTTCATCTATGACCCGCGGTTGCGGCCGGCCTGA
- a CDS encoding DMT family transporter, producing the protein MSTSTALPAARDRSAAAGIACVVGGIFFLTLSDANAKWLGAHYNPLQILFLRALIALPFVTALALWLGGRRVLRTTHPGLHLTRGAINVVSAYCFYLGLRDLPLAEATAIAFAAPLFVTALSVLILKEQVDGKRWVAVLAGFAGVLIVVRPGTDTFQAATLLPLTTALLYAVMMITARGINRAEGMLTTTFYIVLGQLVCSAVALPWVWQSPAMEDLPYFGAVALFSTLGLALITQGFRIGPASVVAPFDYTGLIWATILGWIFWREAPDAYAYLGAVFIAGSGVYIAVREARAKSRRRARG; encoded by the coding sequence ATGTCCACCTCGACCGCATTACCCGCCGCCCGTGACCGCTCCGCCGCCGCAGGCATAGCCTGTGTGGTGGGCGGCATTTTCTTCCTGACCCTGAGCGACGCCAACGCCAAATGGCTGGGCGCGCACTACAACCCGCTGCAGATCCTGTTCCTGCGCGCGCTCATCGCGCTGCCATTCGTGACCGCGCTGGCGCTGTGGCTGGGCGGCCGCCGGGTGCTGCGCACCACCCATCCCGGCCTGCACCTGACGCGCGGCGCCATCAACGTCGTGTCGGCCTATTGCTTCTACCTGGGCTTGCGCGATTTGCCGCTGGCCGAGGCCACCGCGATCGCGTTCGCCGCGCCGCTGTTCGTCACGGCGCTGTCGGTGCTGATCCTGAAGGAACAGGTGGACGGCAAGCGCTGGGTGGCGGTGCTGGCGGGGTTCGCCGGCGTGCTGATCGTGGTGCGGCCAGGCACGGATACCTTCCAGGCGGCCACCCTGTTGCCGCTGACGACCGCCCTGCTCTATGCCGTGATGATGATCACCGCGCGCGGCATCAATCGCGCCGAGGGCATGCTGACGACCACGTTCTACATCGTGCTGGGTCAACTGGTGTGCAGCGCCGTCGCCCTGCCCTGGGTCTGGCAGTCGCCGGCCATGGAAGACCTGCCGTACTTCGGCGCCGTGGCGCTGTTCAGCACGCTGGGGCTGGCGCTGATCACCCAGGGATTTCGCATCGGTCCCGCCTCGGTCGTGGCGCCGTTCGATTACACCGGCCTGATCTGGGCCACGATCCTGGGCTGGATCTTCTGGCGAGAGGCGCCGGATGCCTATGCCTACCTGGGCGCCGTGTTCATCGCCGGCAGCGGCGTCTACATCGCCGTGCGCGAGGCGCGGGCCAAGTCCCGCCGCCGGGCCAGGGGCTGA